The sequence acaacataatacaGCCACACTGTAGCTCtgcaataaagacaaaaacacacaataaccCTCTAACCTTGTTCCTGTCCCGACCCCTCATTGATGAGTAGCGCACCACTGTgtacacaaaaccaaaaagtcaACACTGACAACAGCTACGTTCAGGACAAAAGAGCTCCAATGATGGCATGCCATGTGGGTGTGAGTGCTGATTACAACATGTCACCGAGCATTCAGCCGAGGAGAGCTTTAGGAAAACGTGTCACAAGTGGAACACGTGAGTGGAACTGCCCTGTACAGGAGTGGCAGGGTGTAAATACAAAGTCAGTTCAGTGGCTTACAAGTTAGGTCATTCAGTTTACTCCTCTGAATAATGTAGGAAGACAAGTCTGAGTAATACAGATAAAACTAGTGTCAAAGTTCATCATATTCAAATAcaacagctgcaggaaaaaagtCATCCTGTTCAGACTTTTTAATCTCTGTTGTTAAGTgactgaaaaccaaaacttgCAGAATTACCGGGAACAGACCCAGCTCTGATTTGGACCCATGTCTCGGTCAGTATGAGCTCCAAATGTAAACAGGAGGCAGATTATTTGTCTTAAATGAGTCATTTAGAAAACCAAGCATTTTGTAAGAATGactggtgtttttattaaattctgaGGAAGTTCGATCAAATTCAGTCTAGTTTTTGAATATTGTCCAAGTAGAAAAAAACTTGTTCTCAAACTCAGCAGTAAAACTGGAGAACTTCACCCTGACTGTAAAATGAGGCTTTTACAGCAGACAATGACTGTGATACAAAAGGAGATTGTACAACAGAACTACAGGATGTAGCCCATCTGCCACTAATGAACAAAGaccaaaacaatttaaaccaaAACGACATCATTTTTAAGCACTTGGGAGTTACGTGAAACCAGGAAATTGTGGCTTAATAaaccaaaatgttaaaacaacaagGGGGCTTTATGACTTCAAGTAATACCCAGTGCACTGAACTGAAGTGCACAGTAGAATTACAcaccagaacaacaacaacaactcagaTGACAAGATGGCTCTTCAGTGAGTTGCTGCTTCTCATCTGTTCATGGTACTAATCCAAAACCAGCTGTTAAGCAATTTGCTCTACAGCAGTTTTAGTTACATATTTGTTTGACTGGCTACAAATTCAGTTAAACAGCAGGCATTAAATGTTTAACATCCCTGTCTTTTGCCCatcatgtttggagaaaacagttaattttcctttttttattatttttaaaacagagaacagaagttaatcttttattcattttctttgccaCAGATCTGCTACacccctcctgctcctcctaATTTGTAGTGAGGATCTCTTTACAGAGGATGGGACTGAAGCTGTCCTCGAGCACTCAGGTGAGGCGAACACTGTCACCTGGTAGATCAAACATAGTACCCTGCAGTGACCTCTGGACCTGCTACGTGCCGGCTCGATGCCGAGGGCCGGAAGAAATGGGTGACAGGAAGAAGACCTGGCTGTCATGGCAGTAAAAAGGCAAGAAAATCCTGCATGACACCTCCGTGCCACTGCAGGATAAATCCACTCAtgcagctaaagaaaaaaactaaatagtaGCCAAGCCTGAGCTGTTTGAATGAGACAAATAGCTTGCTGAAAATTAGCAATTAAATGGAAACCAATACCCTGAAGACATTTAGGCCTTAGTGGTTTTGGCGTTGCCTTCACAGACCCGTTGTATTGACTCATGATGCATTTCTCTACattatggtttttaaaaaatgctgacaCCTTGtgtattttgaaatgtttcgTTGTAACTACTGTGAAAGCTTTCTCAAGAGTTTCAGCCTTAACTAGCAAGTGTTACTTGACATTTTGAGAACCCATCTCAGAGAATCAAACACCAAACAGAACTCAAGAAATTGGCATAAAAATCACAAgacattgagaaaaaaaaaagaagtggaaatACTGGTTTGTGCGAGCACTTTTCAGCAGGTTAGGAAACCAGCAACttagaaactaaaaacaagaaaccacTACTACCAGTTTCACTCATCACTTGTAAATGTCAGGATTTAGTAAACATTTCAAAGGATTGAGACTCAGACACTTCCTCAGTgcttaaattagattaaatatcagaagaaagaaaaggtgcaAACACTGGGTTTAAGGTATCCAAATACTGTCTAAAGTACTTTTATTTAGTGTTACTACCAAAACTAAATATTATGAAGTATaatcagtgattttattttcaatttaaagCTGCATAAGAACATAtgtgcaaaatatttataaacattCTGCAAAATGACATTTGAGGTGTCAAATTCTAATAACCATAACTGtgtaattacaaaacaaatatatgtacTCACTTAGGAACGCCTTAGTTCTCTTGACAAATTTAAGtttagaaagtttaaaaaatgctgaGTTGTTTTCCATGAGAGAACAAAGTTCAACATAATAAATATGTTTGACTGAAAGCTGCAAATCTACACTGTCTGATGACAACATCAGTCTTCTTTCACCTTAAagcaataataacaacaacTCCCCACAACGAGTTCAGGTGCATTCTGTAAATGAGGCCGAAAAGCATTCTGGGAAATTAGGAAACCAGTTCAGGAGAAGagagaacaaataaacagaaaaaaaacaaggtggaGCTGAAACAACTAGTCTgtaactagtttttttttgtttaagttgcCAGAGATTATTTGTCGTAATCCTAGTCTTTTTGTTGGTGTTActcaggttaaaaacaaacaatatgaaGGCTCCAGGTGCTGCTGAAAGATGGAAAACTACTTTTCTGAAAACTCACACTGGTTCATAAATCAGCGGTGAAAACTCAGATTTTGGCATACATGGCTGCAGTCTGTAGAGGTAAACAAATACGGCAGAATCAGACAAGAGTGGAATCTCAGAGAAGACATTTATGTGGAAATATaggagtgaatctgctgctaatcacaaaagaaacaaagaaagagcgAGTAAAAACTAAGGTCCAAGCAGGGCGGTGGAGCACtgtaaacaaatgcacactGTAGATGACAGCTATTCAGAAATTTAGCTtacaaatttgaaatttaaggacacattaagcAGCAATATGAGAAACATATTGTGCAGATTGTTTTTTGACACGTCTTCAGGACTTTGCAAGGAGTACCTTTAATTCTACCTGTACTTCCAGCATGTCTGATCCCTGCAGCATGCTTTAATGTGGCACTTAAAGCAGACATTGTTGATGTTGTTGCCAGCACACACGCTTTTCTTTCCAAGCAGCTCAGGTAAGTGTTGCAACAGCTGAACGGGACAAACATCTGATGGAAACTGAGGCAGAATGTGTGAAACCCTCCCAGGACACTCATTCCTTCCTGGCCTTCCCGGCCTGTCACTGTGTGATAACTGTTCTCAGAGAGATTCCTTTGGACTGAGTGTATCTGTGGGAACTGTGACGCAAGACAGACTGATCCATTAATGACAGTCTGGGACACAGGGCTCAGACACAGATTTGTCCAGTGGCAGCCAAAAGAAGACATTTCTGTGTgagaactaaaaaaataaaaaataaactaaaaggcAGAGGTCCCCAGACAGCAAATCCCCACAATCCCACCTCAGGCTGCCCCCCACCCTCTGTGTTTACTGCTGATGGAGGGATAGAAGGCCAGATATCTCAAGGTCTCTGTAAACACAAAGGGGGCAGTTTATCTACACATGGGACAAGGTCTGACAAACCAAAATTAGAGAAAGTTACTGGGAGTTTTCAGGATAGGACATTTTAGTGCTCTGTAATTTCAGGCAAAGTGTGGGATGGCACACTGCAGAgcataaatgaatgaataatgcCTAGTTTGATTCTCTCAGGTTACTTACTTTTAGTAAAGAAGCCCAATTAAGGCTTTTCACCCAACATCAGGAAGCAGCGCAGTTCTGtcagaaacacctaaaaacagcagctcttcactttgtcctgtttgtttgtttggttcgtgtttttatttgctgaagCCCCGTGTTCCTTGGTGCTAAAAGAGAATAACGGTGAGTAAACTTACCTGGAAAACGTGTTCCCATTTAGAACAGAGCAGACGTGCGCCCGCGCGCTCACAGCTGAGGTACACCCGGCTGGACTCGACCCAAAGAGGAAGAACAAAGTAGCGAACCGTCACCGACTGAAGGcgactttttaaaaagctgtttcacTTTCAGAAGCAAACTCTCAGCCCGCTTCGCCTCCCAGCTGAGAGCCGAGCAGTTCTGTCCTTATCTCCCGGTCTGACGGCGGAACCCCGGAGGTGCGCGGCGCGTGGGCGCGTGAGCGCCAACAGGTGAGGCTGAGCTGAAATCACGCGGAGGAAGGTGACGACAGAGGCGGATACGGACCCGAGCAGCGGCCCGTGGGGGGGCTCTGAGGTTCCCACTGCTCCAAACTTCACTGTTCTCCTCACTGAGCAAAAAAACTGCACTCTTTACATCCTTCTGTTCTGGGAACCgcgacctttttttttctttcactgttgACTCATCCGGATTTGTTGCCAACAGGTTTAATATTCACACAACAAGCTCCCTTGGGAACATGATAATAAAGTCAGATCAAATGATCAGAAGGTGAAACATGAACAGGTAATCTTCAAAGGGAAcctggaggttttttttgtttttaagtcatgTTGAACTCCTTTAAAGGGGCATTCTGGCTATTTTAAAGTGGGGGGTAATTAgtaattagaaataaaaagcctTTCCAGATAAAATGAGTGCTGGATAACAgcctgaaagctgctgaaaaaggctaaaagtaagTTGTTAAAGGTTAAACAAGCAGAGACCAAAAGTAGCAGGACCAGGGCTCTCAGGAGATTTTGAGCCACTAGAAGTCGTTAGATGACGTCATCGCCTAATTTTCATGTTTGGTCatgttgatcaggctgtaggagagaggaaCATCAATGctggcaaaaacaaatatagtaaaaaacactcaagaTATGTTTAGAACTATGGATGAACTTTATGAAATAGTTTCATAACTTTAATGCTTTGCCTGAACTTACACtacatactgtaaataaattctgttAGAATATCAAACTTAaccaaaagacagaaatgtgatAGCGCTACATTCAACCCTGCTCTTTTATCCGTGGATCATACTACAGGGATTTATTTTAGCGTGACAgtgtcagtgaaaaaaaaaaaaaaaaaaacatgagattaaaactatttttaatgtaacattATTATATTTACATCTCTCTTTGTAACCCAGGGCGGGATCAGCGGCAGCTTTGCACATGTGTTATTCATATGCAGTGTGGACACAGAGCGGAgtgggtctcctctctgctgtgagactGTCAGGGCTTGGGAAGTGGGAGGGGCTTACGGCATGCTGACGACAGGAactgcagaatgattggtgcTTTCACATGTAGTCGCCAAAGTCTCCAACAACACAGAATAAAAGACACTAGATCTGTCACTAGTTGCTTTTCTAAAAGAAAGTCTCTAGAAGGGTCTGAAAActtaaataaagcaacaaagtCGCTAAGTTGGTAACATTGCAGCCATGCTCgctattgtgctccagcccgtgCAGAAACATTGAGCTGCCCATTGGGTTCCTCttcaaaaaaaagtgtgtgtgtgtgttttattgtgagaAATATAAAGTGTGGCATGTGTACGTTGTGAAATGTGTCTCACAGTCAGTGCATGAGACTTGAGAGCCGTGAGCAAGACAGACGCTaaactgagcaaaacaaaagtaaatgtagaaaaattgtggccaaaattagcaaaactgttgttaaaagtagcagaatggtagctaaagaaaaaaaaagctaaaagtgacagaagaacaggttaaagctaaaaggagcatcaGAAGAGGAAAGATAGAGCAGGTGTGCAGAAAaggatttcaaaaagaacatttttgaagaaactgaaaatacttcagtgtatttctatggggagtttaaacaaagttcagtcatttgaaaagtataaataatCTTGTATTGCAGAAGTGATGGCAGTCAGATGTCTAAGAATGAGCCgctgtgaaatgtttgagatcAGAGCTGTTTAACGACAGCAGtggtccactttggtcttggcaggattcaaactagctgttagctcatcagtcattTTGGACGTAAACTCTATTTATCCAAACTGGCACTGTTCAAGAAGCTATAAGATATAAATTCTTCATAagttttccacagaaacacacttcaGAATGGctggaatatccctttaagaatTCCCACTCACTATAGACACATCTGTACTGAATCTGTTTTAGTCCACTTTCATTTCTGGTCAGAAATGTGATATTTCTGCTTCATTACTGAGGCTGTATGGGATGGTGGTGATTTTGTTCACACCAGGCTTTGTGCTCACTTCACACTCTGAGCTACCGAGTGTGAAGTCTGTATGCTCCATTTGAGCCTGTGTGTGAGCAGAGTTGGGCAGAGAATTCCCAGCGAGTGAGTAGGTATGTTTCTATCACGTGACTACTTTGgaatcacaaaaacagaaaaaaactgagaaaagaaagggtcatttacacaaaaaacCTGTCAAACTGGATTAACAAGATTCAGCAACTGTTGTCTGCAACTTCTAAAGCcaaaatagttttataaattCAAGGAATAGCTGCAGGGTTAATTGTTTATAGCCAAATTACAAAGTACCTTATTTCTGTATCATGACCcatcctttgtgtgttttaatcagaaaacatCCTTCAGACAAAACCATTTCATTGGTGAGAACGTGTTTAACACAAACCACCCTCTGTTCCTCGGTGCACCACGTTGAAGGGCAGCTTCAGACCTGATTCTCCAGATGCTTTTCAAATGTGtgaatttgttttgcttcacaAGCCAGCAGAAACCACGGAGAACTGAGAATCTAACATGATAAGAtaacttaaagacaaaaagacacgAAAAGCTCTCTGCCATCAGTTTGTGAGCAGTAAATATTTCCAGctttgtttattaattaaaagtGTAACTAACACACAGTGTATTTTTAACTGAGTATCAAACAATAATATTTGAACAACAGGTCTGTTTTCAGAATTTTATGTCGTTTTACACactaaaataaacctttacgtTATTTCAGAAGTAACAGTTTGATGCAGCCTTACAGGGACTCCGTTATAGATCACTACCACAGTTTTTTGgctgtaatttttaaatttttaacaagacaacttttaaaaatgagcaCAGCGGTTCAAATTTTAGATAAAGACCAATCAGCAGTGGACTCACATGTCGCTTCagtcataaaagaaaaaaagtttggaaataACAAACTATATAAACCGGGTCATACTGTGACAACTCTGAAAAACTTCTTGCCGAGTTTATTTGGATAAAAGTTTCTAAATGATCGTTCAGTACATCTACAACATTCTGTGTTGCTGTTGCCTTTTAATAGTTCTCATGATGATAGCCAGAGAGGTTATGTCTCAGTTGTTTAACACATACAATAAGGCCCTTATAGCAGTCTTATACTCAGCTTGTTCGTGGTTAAAATACCACAAAGACTTAAGAGTCCTTATAAAGTTAACACTGAGTACCGCAGTACTGTGACTCTGTAACACTGCAGATAGAAAACAAGTTTAAGGTTAAAACGGGACATAAAACGTATATAAACTGACACCATTGATTCCCTTCAAGACACCACATAATGACTTTTCTTTAAGGTCCCAGAGTAAAATCTGCTCTCCTCTCTCAGAGGCCTTTATCACCCCGGCTGGCctctttacagctttttgtgAATGAGCTGATAGTGCAGTAGATTCTTTCCAGTGACATGTGGCTGGCGTGAGAGAAACGGTGCAGAAGTGTAAGTGGGCTGAGACACTGAAAGGGGGGCCCGGCAGATGGGGGACAGGACAGCTGGCACAATACACCAACCCCGccaacaacataaaaagattCATTTTACACAGAGAGCAATATTTCTTTAGCTGGAGCAACAGCGTTCACTGAACCGCTtgactgaaaaccaaaacagccACGACACTACGTGTGACAGAAGGATCGGCTcttattgttgtttgtgtcGACGCTGACAGAGACAGCTGGCAGACGGTTCATGTGTGTGGGCTGAAAGGCTGAAAGGTGTCATCTTGCATGAGAGGAAACACCCACCTGCAGATAACCTTTTCTCTCGCCCACACTTTCTATTATTTCTAAACACGGTGCTCGTTCTCAGCAAATTAAGAGTCCAGGAAGGCTTtattagaaacacaaaacacgctgtaacaattcagtttatttaagaaCGTACaattcacaacagaagtcatACTTCAGACGTAGTAAGCGAGGGCAATTACAAATATTCCAAAGTTAAGTTTGTTCCAATGTGATGTGTTCAAATACAGCGAACTCAGGTGCAGCTCAGACACCGGATCTGTTTATAACAGATGGATGTAGTTTAACTTTGCATCCACTTATTATCATTAgaacttcttttatttcagtacAAAATCTGATACCTCAACTTTaccattacatttttttagataaaagatATATCAAATTATATATATCCATGATATGTTTTCAAATACAGCAATAGAAACTTGTTTCTTGTAGATTTTAAATGCTAATAGTGTAGACTCATTTTCCTATGCAAAAAGGCAGTGGCTGGTAGAAGGCTGAGTGCAGTGcaggagagtgtgtgtgtgtgtgtgtgtgtgtccttggCTAAAGGAAGTCTAGAATCACAAAAAAGGCCACGTGGAAGAAGTTAATTGTACTAGTAAAGTACCTATAAATACCAAATGTAAACTGATGGGGTATTTTTATAGCTCAGTTTCCAATCCTAAAAACTTTatcaattttacttttttttttttataacagagCTGACCAGAGAAAGAACAATCATTTAACTTAAGCACAATacaaaaatagtgttttttccTCACATACAGAAATAtctttcacatttaaaatagtCATTAAAGCATTTGTAGTTTaagaacaaagataaaaaccttaGCAGCTACACAAAATGACAgctatttaaaaacatacattttttatgaaaagccaataaaacttttacaaatgCACCACTTTGTCAAATCTTGCTAATGACAcgtcattgtttttatttccttgctCCTCTCTGCAGGGCTTTCAGAGTCCGTGAACGCCACAAAGCAAATTAGCCGGGACTGCAACATCTGCGAAGAAGAAGGGGAAAAACGAGTTTGTTTTCAGAAGACGtacaatgtcttttttttttttttttttgcctggaCAGGTTTATTAGAACACgatcttttaaaaatcaaccaGAACATTATGACCAACCTTCTAATGTAGAGTAATTTCCAATTTTGCAACCAAATCAATCATGGTAGGTCAAGGCATGGACTTATCTAAAATATCTAATCTAAACTCCAAATAAGCGTCTGATTAGATACCAACAGTCTTTAATCCCGTTAACTCGCAGCGTCACACAATCCCACCCCTCGCCAACAACTGACCGTGGGATAATTATCTGACATTTACAACACAGAGGTGAACTTATCCTTCATTCAGGAAGTAGCTTAACATCGGCTGGATTGTCCTGAAGTTTTCTCCAGAAAGTGAGGCTTCTAGTTAAgccttgttttgtgttttatttatttggcttcAGAGTTTAAAAGGACTCGGCATCACTTTGCccatcttctgctgctcacaccAGTTGTTTGTGCTTTCAGCAGTCGCCACTCATGAATATTTGCACCTTGTTAGTTTGCAGCTATGCAGCATCACACTATCATATACTAAATGTCCTGACAGCCTTTGGTAACATCTGGTGTTCACTTTTTCAGCAAATATGGCCCATCTTTCTCTCCTTATGTGAATCAGCAAGTCTTGGCACCAAACACTTCATCTCTGGTTTATTAGTTTTCCTTCTATAACAGAGAAGGAAACTGTCCTTCACCGCCAGGTTcttctgttattgttttcatttcacatGTCATTTGTCATAATATCtgtcaactacagaacagaaatgGTGGCAACAggattataaaacagttttattacccATTTTCTTTGGCCTGTCGAGGTTCAGGTTCGCCATGATCTTCTCGAACTCTTCCAAGCTCTTGGTCAAGCGAGGGTTGAACTTGAGTTCCTCCCCAACTGTAGAAACCGTCTGACCTGAtgcccaaaaaaacaaaacaaaactcagcaaATATTTGACAATTTGTATGATATCTGAgcagttgttttgttctgcttctaCATTTGTACAAGTAGTGAAGTATTTGAAAGGGAAAGTAGGAAATTAAATCCTACAATCCAAATGTTTCAGCATATTACTCCTTTTAAAAGTTGGCATATAAGCAATCATGAGATATGAAACTTTAAAGATTTGAGTGTGTTTTCAGCCAACCTAAATAGTCATGTGCTGGATAGAGGAGGCACTCCTTAGGCAGACTTAAGATCTTCTCATGAACCGACTGGTAAAGCTTCGTGGACgaacctaaataaaaacagaacaatgatgtAACATCTATGAAACTGTGCTCATGCAGTcaaaatatttgcataaaaatttaactaaaaatctGTGACagttcagggaaaaaaaaagaagttgtacTGTGCAGCagtaaaagggtaaaaaaaacaacaatactaTACTGCCCCCTTGTGTTCATCCAACACTTTTACACGTCTGAgtgaagaaaacatgaaaatcaatgaaaacaaagagcagtAAAATCATGTTCCTACCCTGCTGGAAGTCCGTTCTGCCGCAGCCTCTGATGAGCAGAGCGTCTCCAGTGAAAGCCATGCTCTGATCACACAACACCAGGGTTATACAGCCATCAGTGTGTCCTGGTGTTTCTCTAACACTCAGGTGCTGGACACAAGAAAAGACAACGGTTAAATGCTAAAATGCACCCAAGAATTCACAAAGTAAGAAAtgcataaatacaaacaatatagaactataaaattaaaatgactgaagaTTAGTTGATGTTTGTACGCAACTAAATCTCCACACAGGGTAGTGAAAAGATTCACCCAACCTAGAAAAGATCAA is a genomic window of Kryptolebias marmoratus isolate JLee-2015 linkage group LG16, ASM164957v2, whole genome shotgun sequence containing:
- the ethe1 gene encoding persulfide dioxygenase ETHE1, mitochondrial, whose protein sequence is MARTDGLLFRQLFEKESCTYTYLLADKSTKEAVIIDPVLETLDRDVKLVKELGLSLKFAVNTHCHADHITSTGLMKKQVDGLKSAISKFSGAAADIKLSEGDEIKFGKFHLSVRETPGHTDGCITLVLCDQSMAFTGDALLIRGCGRTDFQQGSSTKLYQSVHEKILSLPKECLLYPAHDYLGQTVSTVGEELKFNPRLTKSLEEFEKIMANLNLDRPKKMDVAVPANLLCGVHGL